In one window of Hymenobacter nivis DNA:
- a CDS encoding M20/M25/M40 family metallo-hydrolase, which yields MSAFLRRWLPLLGLLLFAALAIYLARAPRPVPAGAPATAFSAERALREVAVVARTPHSIGTPANAAVRDYLLRRCRALGLTATVQDTTVVVAGGPGALTGARVQNVVARLPGRLPGGPAVLVLTHYDSQPHTPGASDDGAGVAAALETIRALRAGPPLAHDVRWVFTDGEEVGLLGAQAYAADTARLRREVGVVLNFEARGNAGPSLLFEVSSGNTWVLQEFVRAAPSAPLGSSLAYEIYRYLPNGTDFTAFRAAGLPGLNFAFTGGYAYYHSPADTPAHLDLASLQHHGDYMLPLVRHFASISLAHAPTSDSSFFNPLGTWLVRYDAGWNWGLNIAGGLLLLAAIAQARRRGRLRLAGLLGGALAWLIGTALVLAAGWYLARAVVAAYPKYAVFYDHAFYNVGWYHLALAALGTAVFAAYYGALRQWLRPDSLTGGVLLVLAGLQAFLQLKAPTSGFLLGIPIGCGALGWLWQTVTTPRPFIGPRGRREIYSLPLGPVGALLAVPAVALLAPNLRALLTLAGLGPLVLAGLFFLAVLLGLLLPALLPALGRTETTGARWGLPLLAAAVALGALAAGHATSSPTAEHPQQTHAYYTLDANHGQAYWISSMAQPDAWTRQFFPAPTVGPLPELFPSSALPVLHQAAPRLPLAPPTLTVLADTTLPTGRRLRLQVRPARPDVVSLRLSWPTLKLKSLRVAGHAVDPTLLFSRNAYSALTFFAPGPQGVVLEFELGPNDAKRLHLTATDRSLGLPTTAKVQPLPAEMVAAPGYSSFTTQVMKRFEL from the coding sequence ATGTCCGCATTTCTACGCCGCTGGCTGCCATTGCTTGGGCTGCTGCTATTTGCCGCGCTGGCCATCTACCTGGCGCGGGCGCCGCGGCCAGTGCCGGCCGGGGCCCCAGCCACCGCGTTTTCGGCCGAGCGGGCCCTGCGCGAGGTGGCTGTGGTGGCACGCACGCCCCACAGCATCGGCACGCCGGCCAACGCCGCCGTGCGCGACTACCTGCTGCGCCGCTGCCGGGCCCTGGGCCTCACGGCCACCGTGCAGGACACCACTGTGGTGGTGGCCGGGGGCCCCGGGGCCCTCACCGGGGCGCGGGTGCAAAACGTGGTGGCCCGCCTGCCCGGCCGCCTGCCCGGGGGCCCCGCTGTGCTGGTGCTCACGCACTACGACTCGCAGCCGCACACACCCGGCGCCAGCGACGACGGCGCGGGTGTGGCAGCCGCCCTTGAAACCATCCGGGCCCTGCGCGCCGGCCCGCCCCTGGCCCACGACGTGCGCTGGGTGTTCACCGACGGCGAGGAAGTGGGCCTGCTGGGGGCCCAGGCCTACGCCGCCGACACGGCCCGGCTGCGGCGCGAGGTGGGCGTGGTGCTGAATTTTGAGGCGCGGGGCAACGCGGGGCCCAGCCTGTTGTTCGAAGTAAGCAGCGGCAATACCTGGGTGCTGCAAGAATTCGTCAGAGCCGCGCCGTCGGCGCCGCTGGGCTCGTCGCTAGCCTACGAAATTTACCGCTACCTGCCCAACGGCACCGATTTCACCGCCTTCCGGGCCGCGGGACTGCCGGGGCTAAACTTCGCCTTCACCGGCGGCTACGCCTACTACCACAGCCCGGCCGACACGCCCGCGCACCTCGACCTGGCCTCGCTCCAGCACCACGGCGACTACATGCTGCCCCTGGTGCGGCACTTCGCTAGCATCTCGCTCGCCCACGCGCCCACGTCCGATAGCTCCTTCTTCAACCCGCTGGGCACTTGGCTGGTGCGCTACGACGCCGGCTGGAACTGGGGGCTAAACATTGCGGGCGGGTTGCTGCTGCTGGCAGCCATCGCGCAGGCCCGACGGCGGGGCCGCCTGCGCCTGGCGGGCCTGCTGGGCGGGGCCCTGGCCTGGCTCATCGGCACCGCGCTGGTGCTGGCCGCGGGCTGGTACTTGGCGCGCGCCGTGGTGGCCGCCTACCCAAAGTACGCGGTGTTCTACGACCACGCCTTTTACAACGTGGGCTGGTACCACCTGGCGCTGGCGGCGCTGGGCACGGCCGTGTTCGCGGCCTACTACGGAGCCCTGCGCCAGTGGCTGCGGCCCGATTCGCTGACCGGCGGCGTGCTGCTGGTGCTGGCCGGGCTGCAAGCCTTTTTGCAGCTGAAGGCGCCCACGTCGGGCTTCCTGCTGGGCATTCCCATCGGATGCGGGGCCCTGGGCTGGCTCTGGCAAACGGTGACCACACCGCGGCCGTTCATCGGGCCCCGGGGCCGGCGCGAGATTTATTCACTGCCCCTGGGCCCCGTGGGCGCACTGCTGGCCGTGCCGGCGGTGGCGCTGCTGGCGCCCAACCTGCGCGCGCTGCTCACGCTGGCCGGCCTGGGGCCCCTGGTGCTGGCCGGCCTATTTTTTCTGGCGGTGCTGCTGGGTTTGCTGCTGCCGGCGCTGCTGCCCGCCCTGGGCCGCACCGAAACCACCGGCGCCCGCTGGGGCCTGCCGCTGCTAGCCGCCGCCGTGGCCCTGGGGGCCCTGGCGGCGGGCCATGCCACCAGCAGCCCCACCGCCGAGCACCCGCAGCAAACGCACGCATACTACACTCTTGATGCCAACCACGGGCAAGCCTACTGGATCAGCAGCATGGCCCAGCCCGACGCCTGGACGCGGCAGTTTTTCCCCGCGCCCACCGTGGGGCCCCTGCCCGAGCTGTTCCCTAGCTCGGCGCTGCCGGTGCTGCACCAGGCAGCCCCGCGCCTGCCGCTGGCCCCGCCCACCCTCACCGTGCTGGCTGATACCACCCTGCCCACCGGCCGCCGCCTGCGCCTGCAAGTGCGCCCCGCCCGCCCCGATGTGGTGAGCCTGCGCCTAAGCTGGCCCACCCTCAAGCTAAAAAGCCTGCGCGTAGCGGGCCACGCCGTGGACCCCACCCTCCTGTTTTCCCGCAACGCGTACAGCGCCCTCACCTTCTTCGCCCCGGGTCCCCAGGGCGTCGTGCTGGAGTTCGAGCTGGGCCCCAACGACGCCAAACGCCTGCACCTCACCGCCACCGACCGCAGCCTGGGCCTGCCCACCACCGCCAAAGTGCAGCCCCTCCCCGCCGAAATGGTGGCCGCGCCCGGCTACAGCAGCTTCACCACGCAGGTTATGAAGCGGTTCGAGTTGTGA
- the ytxJ gene encoding bacillithiol system redox-active protein YtxJ, translating to MSTPWLPLTDAAQLTAIADESRQHPVIIFKHSTTCSISAAAKAKIERQWAASGLDAVPIYYLDLLRFRPLSAQIAEQFGVQHESPQLLLIQNGEATFAASHMGIRLDAVKAAVAS from the coding sequence ATGTCTACTCCCTGGCTTCCGCTCACCGATGCGGCCCAACTCACGGCCATTGCCGACGAATCGCGCCAGCACCCCGTCATCATCTTCAAGCACAGTACCACGTGCTCCATCAGCGCTGCGGCGAAGGCCAAAATTGAGCGCCAGTGGGCCGCCAGTGGCCTCGACGCCGTGCCGATTTACTACCTCGACCTGCTGCGCTTCCGCCCCCTGTCGGCCCAGATTGCCGAGCAGTTCGGCGTGCAGCACGAGTCGCCCCAGCTGCTGCTCATCCAAAACGGCGAAGCCACGTTCGCCGCCTCGCACATGGGCATCCGCCTCGATGCCGTGAAGGCCGCCGTGGCCAGCTAG
- a CDS encoding OsmC family protein produces the protein MPTATAHYLGHLRTEATHVASGTVIHTDAPVDNHGKGEAFSPTDLVCVALASCIVTTMGIVADRHQLALAGSTYTTTKHMSTEAPRRIARIEVALHLPAALAAADRALMERTARTCPVALSLHPDVDEQITFSYDL, from the coding sequence ATGCCCACCGCCACCGCCCATTACCTCGGCCACCTGCGCACCGAAGCCACCCACGTGGCCTCGGGCACCGTTATCCACACCGATGCGCCCGTCGACAACCACGGCAAGGGCGAAGCCTTCTCGCCCACCGACCTGGTGTGCGTGGCCCTCGCCTCGTGCATCGTCACCACCATGGGCATCGTGGCCGACCGCCACCAGCTTGCCCTGGCCGGCAGCACCTACACCACCACCAAGCACATGAGCACCGAGGCCCCGCGCCGCATCGCGCGCATTGAGGTGGCCCTGCACCTGCCCGCCGCCCTCGCCGCCGCCGACCGGGCCCTGATGGAGCGCACCGCCCGCACCTGCCCCGTGGCCCTGAGCCTGCACCCCGACGTGGACGAGCAAATCACATTCAGCTACGACCTGTAG
- the lipA gene encoding lipoyl synthase: MIDLPILNQPETAAPARPRKPDWLRVKLPVGPEYAAVRKLVDEHKLHTICESGNCPNMGECWGAGTATFMILGNICTRSCSFCAVATGRPTELDLDEPRRVAEAIALMKVKHAVLTSVNRDELKDRGASVWRETVVLTKQLSPGTTIETLIPDVKANWDALETMISGGQEVISHNVETVGSLYRLVRPQAKYDRSLEQIRRTKLAGHRTKSGIMLGLGEQPDELYQAMDDLVANGLDILTLGQYLQPTKRHLAVAEFITPDQFAHYREEGLKRGLKYVESGPLVRSSYHAERHVNVPV, translated from the coding sequence ATGATTGACCTGCCCATCCTTAACCAGCCCGAAACGGCCGCCCCGGCCCGCCCCCGCAAGCCCGATTGGCTGCGCGTGAAGCTGCCCGTGGGCCCCGAGTACGCCGCCGTGCGTAAGCTCGTCGACGAGCACAAGCTGCATACCATTTGCGAAAGCGGCAACTGCCCCAACATGGGCGAGTGCTGGGGCGCTGGCACCGCCACGTTCATGATTCTGGGCAACATCTGCACCCGCTCGTGCTCGTTTTGCGCCGTGGCCACCGGCCGCCCCACCGAGCTTGACCTCGACGAGCCTCGCCGCGTGGCCGAGGCCATTGCCCTGATGAAGGTGAAGCACGCTGTACTCACGAGTGTGAACCGCGACGAGCTGAAGGACCGCGGCGCCAGCGTGTGGCGCGAAACCGTGGTGCTTACCAAGCAGCTTTCGCCCGGCACCACCATCGAAACGCTCATCCCCGACGTGAAAGCCAACTGGGACGCGCTGGAAACCATGATTTCGGGCGGCCAGGAGGTGATTTCGCACAACGTGGAAACCGTGGGCAGCCTCTACCGCCTGGTGCGCCCTCAGGCCAAGTACGACCGCTCGCTGGAGCAAATTCGCCGCACGAAGCTGGCCGGGCACCGCACCAAGTCGGGCATCATGCTGGGCCTGGGCGAGCAGCCCGACGAGCTGTACCAGGCAATGGACGACCTCGTGGCCAACGGCCTCGACATCCTCACCCTCGGCCAGTACCTCCAGCCCACCAAGCGCCACTTGGCCGTGGCCGAGTTCATCACTCCCGACCAGTTTGCCCACTACCGCGAAGAAGGCCTCAAGCGCGGCCTGAAGTACGTGGAAAGCGGCCCCCTGGTGCGCAGCTCCTACCATGCCGAGCGCCACGTAAACGTGCCGGTGTAG
- a CDS encoding transposase family protein: protein MDYLSLRERPRQFLALTSLRAAEFDDLLTDFAPAWERHHRYHTLEGTQRAFPAHRERANAVLAGSDIKLFFLLTYLKSNALQEHQAASFGISQARVSHLATALLGVLNQVLARRGLLPVRDGGELAQRLANHPEPVFAYDGVERGVPRNTDREAQAEEYSAKKKRTA, encoded by the coding sequence ATGGATTACCTGAGTTTGCGCGAGCGGCCCCGCCAGTTTCTGGCCCTGACCAGCCTGCGAGCGGCGGAGTTTGACGACTTGCTGACCGACTTTGCCCCGGCCTGGGAGCGCCACCACCGCTACCACACCCTGGAAGGAACCCAACGGGCGTTCCCCGCCCACCGCGAGCGGGCCAACGCCGTGCTGGCGGGCAGCGATATAAAGCTCTTTTTTCTGCTCACCTACCTCAAAAGCAACGCCTTGCAAGAGCACCAGGCCGCCAGCTTTGGCATTTCGCAAGCGCGCGTCAGCCACTTGGCTACCGCCCTGCTGGGCGTGCTCAACCAGGTGCTGGCCCGGCGCGGGCTGCTGCCCGTGCGCGACGGCGGCGAGTTGGCTCAGCGCCTGGCTAACCACCCGGAGCCGGTCTTTGCCTACGACGGGGTCGAGCGGGGCGTACCACGTAACACGGACCGGGAGGCCCAGGCGGAGGAGTACAGCGCCAAAAAAAAGCGCACCGCGTGA
- a CDS encoding transposase family protein codes for MTLCDSTQYVHFLSATESGRAHDKKLADEYALHLPAGCVLRQDLGLLGHAPTGVVVEMPHKKPPKRELTFAQKLYNQLLSPLRVVIEHAHSGIKRLHMVQGTIRLRGEWVRDTVMVVACGLHNLRVRSPHRAYRAPVHAKLANYAE; via the coding sequence ATGACCTTATGCGATTCCACGCAGTACGTGCATTTTCTCTCGGCTACGGAAAGCGGGCGAGCGCACGACAAAAAACTGGCCGACGAGTACGCGCTGCACCTACCGGCGGGCTGCGTGTTACGGCAGGATTTGGGCTTGCTGGGCCACGCCCCGACCGGGGTCGTGGTGGAGATGCCCCACAAGAAGCCGCCGAAGCGGGAGTTGACGTTTGCCCAAAAGCTGTATAACCAGTTGCTGAGTCCGTTGCGCGTCGTTATCGAACACGCGCACAGCGGTATCAAGCGCCTGCACATGGTGCAGGGCACTATCCGCTTGCGCGGCGAATGGGTGCGCGATACGGTCATGGTCGTGGCCTGTGGGCTGCACAACCTGCGCGTGCGCAGCCCGCACCGCGCCTATCGCGCACCTGTCCACGCGAAACTCGCTAACTACGCCGAATAA
- a CDS encoding IS5 family transposase, giving the protein MEVLPKDIITAWILPHLPFSAHGRRRAAQPVEVVGAILYKLKTGCQWRWLPVRELLPTHPLTWQGVYYYFNQWRKQGAWKQLWLSVLRLNHAALDLSSVQLDGSHTPAKNGGAAVGYQGRKAARTTNALFLADNTGQPLAVATPQAGNHHDTFALEHVFAELCELLEQAHLRLEGLFLNADKAFDVTSLRQACARRDIEANIPRNRRSTDWQTDDDTPLDPELYRRRLVIEQMNAWLDGFKTLLVRYETCLENWLAFHWLAFVVLLLRKITRPPTS; this is encoded by the coding sequence ATGGAAGTCCTGCCCAAAGATATCATTACCGCCTGGATACTCCCCCATTTGCCCTTTAGCGCCCACGGCCGTCGGCGGGCGGCCCAGCCGGTGGAAGTCGTCGGCGCCATTCTCTACAAGCTCAAAACGGGTTGTCAGTGGCGCTGGCTGCCCGTGCGAGAATTGCTGCCAACCCACCCCCTGACGTGGCAGGGCGTCTACTATTATTTCAACCAGTGGCGCAAGCAAGGTGCTTGGAAACAGCTTTGGTTGAGCGTCTTGCGCTTGAACCACGCGGCGCTGGACTTGTCGAGTGTGCAACTCGATGGCAGCCACACCCCGGCTAAAAACGGCGGGGCGGCTGTCGGCTATCAAGGCCGCAAGGCGGCCCGCACCACCAACGCCCTGTTTCTGGCCGACAACACGGGCCAGCCCCTAGCCGTGGCCACGCCGCAAGCCGGCAACCACCACGATACGTTTGCCCTCGAACACGTCTTCGCCGAACTCTGTGAGCTGCTCGAACAAGCGCACCTGCGCCTGGAAGGCCTCTTTCTGAATGCCGACAAAGCCTTTGATGTCACTAGCTTGCGTCAGGCCTGCGCCCGGCGCGACATCGAAGCCAACATTCCCCGCAACCGGCGCTCGACCGACTGGCAAACGGATGATGACACGCCGCTGGACCCCGAACTTTACCGGCGCCGGCTGGTCATCGAGCAAATGAACGCCTGGCTCGACGGCTTCAAGACCCTGCTGGTGCGCTACGAAACCTGCCTGGAAAATTGGCTGGCCTTCCACTGGCTCGCCTTTGTCGTGCTGCTACTGCGTAAAATTACCCGACCACCCACTTCCTAA
- a CDS encoding DUF4136 domain-containing protein produces the protein MKPNSRFFARPAALVATGLALLLGTAACTTSRVGVSNDFDHAVNFRAYKTWAWYPKQQADTQGGPAKGYESFVDQRIRAAVASDLATKGLTEVAQGQDPDVFVAYSARVENQQQSSPYYNGLGYPYGYGYGYGGYGRGYAPVTQYKAGTVIIDIVDARRKELAWRGTGMAALNQNNISQDEATRIVTGILGTYPPNENNTRR, from the coding sequence ATGAAACCCAATTCCCGCTTTTTTGCCCGCCCGGCAGCCCTGGTTGCCACGGGTTTGGCGCTGCTCCTGGGCACCGCCGCCTGCACCACGTCGCGCGTGGGTGTGTCCAACGACTTCGACCATGCCGTTAATTTCCGCGCTTACAAAACCTGGGCCTGGTACCCCAAGCAGCAGGCCGACACCCAGGGGGGGCCCGCCAAGGGCTACGAGTCGTTTGTGGACCAGCGCATCCGCGCGGCCGTAGCGTCTGACCTAGCTACTAAGGGCCTGACCGAAGTGGCCCAGGGTCAGGACCCCGACGTGTTCGTGGCCTACAGCGCCCGCGTGGAGAACCAGCAGCAGTCTTCGCCTTACTACAACGGGCTGGGCTACCCCTACGGCTACGGCTACGGGTACGGCGGCTACGGCCGCGGCTACGCGCCCGTGACGCAGTACAAGGCCGGCACCGTCATCATCGACATCGTGGATGCCCGCCGCAAGGAGCTGGCCTGGCGCGGCACCGGCATGGCCGCCCTCAACCAGAACAACATCTCGCAGGACGAGGCTACGCGCATCGTCACCGGCATCCTGGGCACCTACCCGCCCAACGAGAACAACACCCGCCGCTAA